In the genome of Altererythrobacter sp. TH136, one region contains:
- a CDS encoding pyruvate, water dikinase regulatory protein, which translates to MPRIHLHLLSDSTGETLEMIAKAALAQFDEADVQRHFWPMVRSRQHIDRIVPDIAAHPGLVLFTLVNPETRTRLEEHCRTIGLPAVPVLDAVTEALESHLGQEAHGRPGRQHSMDAAYFARVDAIQYTIAHDDGIAWEEWEEADILLAGVSRSSKTPTSIYLANRGYKVANIPLVVESPPPSALFTLRHPLIVGLTTAPDRLIQIRRNRLLTIAEGRESDYVDAERVAAEVKFARRLFADNGWPVIDVTRRSIEETAAAVIRLLTERDARDVPGMGRPGLP; encoded by the coding sequence ATGCCGCGCATCCACCTCCATCTGCTGTCGGATTCCACCGGCGAAACGCTGGAGATGATCGCGAAGGCGGCACTCGCGCAGTTCGACGAAGCCGATGTCCAGCGCCACTTTTGGCCGATGGTCCGCAGCCGGCAGCACATCGACCGGATCGTGCCCGATATCGCCGCGCATCCGGGGCTGGTGCTGTTCACCCTAGTGAACCCCGAAACGCGCACCCGGCTGGAAGAACATTGCCGCACGATTGGCCTGCCCGCAGTGCCGGTGCTCGATGCGGTCACCGAAGCGCTGGAGAGCCACCTGGGGCAGGAGGCGCACGGTCGTCCGGGCCGACAGCACTCGATGGACGCGGCGTATTTCGCGCGGGTCGATGCGATTCAATACACTATCGCGCACGACGACGGGATCGCCTGGGAGGAATGGGAAGAGGCCGACATCCTGCTCGCCGGCGTGTCACGCAGTTCCAAGACGCCCACCAGCATCTACCTGGCGAACCGCGGTTACAAGGTCGCCAACATCCCGCTGGTGGTGGAGAGCCCGCCGCCGTCGGCCTTGTTCACCCTGCGCCACCCCCTGATCGTCGGACTGACGACCGCGCCGGACCGGCTGATCCAGATCCGCCGCAATCGCCTGCTGACGATCGCCGAAGGGCGCGAGAGCGACTACGTCGATGCGGAACGGGTCGCCGCCGAGGTCAAGTTCGCCCGCCGGCTGTTCGCCGACAACGGCTGGCCGGTGATCGACGTCACCCGCCGCTCGATCGAGGAAACCGCCGCTGCGGTGATCCGCCTGCTGACCGAACGCGACGCGCGCGACGTGCCGGGGATGGGCCGGCCGGGCCTGCCGTGA
- a CDS encoding Maf family protein, protein MLAAAGLAFEVAAAAIDERAVEAGLAGAAPQEIALALAEAKALAVSRDRPGDLVLGSDSLVVCGGRRFDKPASREDAARHLEWFSGRTIELHSAAALTRTGAVVWRGAEVARLTVRPLSGSFIESYLDAEWPAVAACVGVFRIEARGVQLFSAIDGDHFTVLGMPLLLVLDALRESGELPA, encoded by the coding sequence ATGCTGGCGGCAGCCGGACTGGCGTTCGAAGTCGCCGCCGCCGCGATCGACGAACGCGCAGTCGAAGCCGGCCTCGCCGGCGCCGCGCCACAGGAGATTGCGCTGGCGCTCGCCGAGGCCAAGGCGCTGGCGGTGTCGCGGGACCGGCCCGGCGATCTCGTGCTGGGAAGCGATTCGCTGGTGGTGTGCGGCGGGCGCAGGTTCGACAAACCCGCCAGCCGCGAAGATGCCGCGCGCCATTTGGAATGGTTTTCCGGACGGACGATCGAACTCCATAGCGCAGCCGCGCTGACGCGGACGGGGGCGGTCGTCTGGCGCGGCGCCGAGGTCGCCCGCCTGACGGTTAGGCCGCTGTCCGGTTCGTTCATCGAATCATACCTCGATGCCGAGTGGCCCGCCGTCGCCGCGTGCGTGGGCGTCTTCCGTATCGAAGCGCGCGGCGTGCAGTTGTTCAGCGCTATCGACGGCGATCATTTCACGGTCCTTGGCATGCCCTTGCTGTTGGTTCTCGATGCCTTGCGCGAGTCGGGGGAGCTGCCCGCATGA